A segment of the Anopheles cruzii chromosome 2, idAnoCruzAS_RS32_06, whole genome shotgun sequence genome:
CCCGACATAGAGAATGCCGAGGAACGGGCTGCGGATTTGCTTAACAGTACACTGAATATTTCGCCGATACCGGACGAGAAGAGTTCCTCGGCGAGGGGTCCTGCAGATAATGGGGTTCTTGCGGGCTCGACGAGCGCAGATCGACGTGCTCCGAGTAGCATCATGGACAAGGAGCGGGAACCTagcgccacttccggccatGTCTCAGCCCTAATGTCGAGACGATCGAAAGCAAGCCCCCAGGGCTTCTCGATGCCCACTGCCGGCGGAGCACCATCTAGCGCGGGAGGGTTGAGGACTCGCAACCAGCAACACCCAATGGCCGCCAGTGGATCGACATCGCGCAGCCCGTCCACGGGGCTCATCGGTTTGGGAGGGCGTGGTGCGCACTTCATCAGCTTGATTCGCGGACACCAGAACGATCTTTCGCCAGGTAGCAAAACACCGCTCCCACAGTGCTCTTCCACGCCCACTGCTGGTCAGTCGTCGGCCTACTTGGCTAACCGTGCGACGATGCGAAAACGGGCGATCGTGGCCAGCGCCACGTCGGCAACTCATGAAGGTACCGCGTCACCGGACACGGGAACAATGCCACTGCCGGACGATGACGGGATGGCAAATAGAAAGGAGTATTTGGTCTTTTCGAAGGTGCTACCGTCACCGCACTCTTCGCCCGCGGTCAGTATACTGAAGCGGCGTCACAACATTCTCGAGGACAGTGTCGATGACGGAGAGTCGCCAGCTTACAAGCGAAAGCGCGTCAGCTTCCACGATCCACCCGTATCGGTGACAAAGGAATACATTCGCCACGACGAGGAGTGCCGATCACCGTCGATTAGCCGCTGTCTGCAGCTGACCCACGCCATATCGCCCGCCGACAAGGCCAAGTTTATGATGCGTCGCAAGAGCCGCTGGGACAGTATTTCGGAGCTGGAAAGATTCACTCGGAAGCAAGCCGGCTTCGGCGGCAGCTGcggtggtcagcagcagcagcaatcggaGATGGAGGGTATCGAAACCGCCTTAGATGGGCAGCGGGCGCCTGGGGAcgaagaggaggaagaagagGAGCTGACGTCGTCACCCGAGTCGTTGGACGATTCGCAGTTCATCATTCACGATGGCACGGATACGTCGATCGCTGCGTTACAGGTGTCACCGGCAAACACGACCTCAGCGGAACCGAACTCAGCAGCGTCCCAAAGACCGACCCCGCTGGCAGAGAAAGAAACACCGTCCGCCGCAGTCGCATCCGGTGAAACGATGGGTACAGCGGTGGACAGCGGTTTGAATTTTGCATCGGAAGAAGCCCTGCTTCAGCACGTCATGCAGCGTTACACTTTGGACGATATGCTAGCGCGTTACGTGGCGGACGGCCGAGCGCTCGAGCAAAGCAAAATGGTTCGCATCCTAACCCGCGAGCTATCGGTGGCCATGGCAAAGGATCAGAAAACGCTGCACACCGTGCTGGACCAGCTGTCGGAGCGCTACTCGGCCGAGTTTTTGGATCACGCCATACAGGAGAACTCCAGTGCCATGGTATGCGAGCGCGTATCGGCGACGGCCATGTTGGACCATATTTTCAAAAGCCTGCGCCGGCCTGCCGGTGCCAGCAGCTCGGAGCCGATGCTGGATACCGAGCGTTTGCGGTTGGTGCAGAGCATGTTCGAGGGTCTGTCCACCGTGCCGGACATCGCCGAGCCCGACGGGCAGACCACGGTGGCTCAGATTCGCGAGCGTTTCTTGCGCCAGCAAGTTGCACGTAAAGAGCGTCTCGAAATGATGACCCTGATCGAAGACTACTTCAAAATGTCGAACGCGTTATAGTGCCCCGAACGTGGTTCGCGCGTGGGTCTACAATTGTTAAATATCTTGTCTCATTTTACCAACCGGTCGTTCTACATAAACACGATCGTACATTAGTTGGATAGCATTAGTCCATGAAATTGCGCCATTTTATTGCGGCTTGACCAATGACGGATGAGAAAAGTTCAAAAATAGTGTCTAACGAAATCTGAAATGTGTTTAGGAATTAGTTTTTATATCTCCCACCATCAAGCATTGCGTCATTAACTTGCGTCGAGTATTTTTCATTgtcaatatttattttatattccCGCGTCCGTTCGAACTGTTCTCATCATTTCTTTGGCCAAACCTTTAACTAGCGACCTACTGAACagtcgacgatcgacgacacAAGTTAACGGACTGAAAATGCACTGGGCGCCGCCGATGCAAGCCATATATAAGGGACACCGAGTAGGTTTAGACTATCGATAAAATATACGCATTTAATCATTGTAGCGTTTGTGGAGTTCGGTGTGCGAAGAAAGATTGGCGAAAGAAATTGTTCGGTAagattattttattcacttcTAGTACCTATAAGCCGGGAGCCGGTGCAAGCCGTGTGGCCCGTAGTGTGGTCCACAAAGAACCACAACACCACGCCAACATGCCTCGCGCCAATCAGTTCGATACCAGATTCGTCGTAATAGAAAATATCTTAAGCATACCCCAGGAAGTCCCATCCTTGCGCGCGGCGCGTAAAGTAAAAAGAGAAGTGCATTAGGTAGCACGCGCTTCGCACAACTGAATGTTGAGGTGTTTACGCTCATTAGGTATCCTAGCCCTTCAATCCGTTTACCGTAATATCCACCTGGCTCCGTTTAACATGTTTATACATCGCCGCCGTATTATCAAATCTAATGCTGCGCCACTTTACATTACATCACTAGTCCTTcctgttgtccttttttggagaTGGTTTAGTGTCGGGAGCTCTAGGCCTGCAGCACAGCGCCGCGCGCCACAAGCACACCCAGATCTGCTCGTGAGCGTCATGAGGATAGCGTCGGAAGTTACACATTTTTAcacatcaaatcaaacattaTTGGTCTCCACTGTGCGCTACAGTACCTGTACCTATATAGCCGTCGTACGATAGCGAACAAATTGCGTTTAATACAAGATAAACTAAAAACATACTAAAATAGGGCTACTAACTCTGCCAGCTCGGTACACTAAGCTACATTTTACGTTACGTTTACGTGGTGATTGTTTGAGTGAGATTGTCGTTGCGGGATGATGCGGAGAGGATGGAATGGGCTGGATGGGGTGGATGAGGTGTCCTGTGGTGCACACCGAAGAAGTGACGACGAGTATGTGACCCTACAGCTAACCGCGGCCGTTGCCGCCAGATAGGATTTATATTAAGATACTAAACGCATGCGCTCGCTATATGTACTTGGTTTAAtactttcacacacacacacgcacacaaacacacaaacatcaCGCACTCACGCGCTTCCTATACAAGCCCCCGACGTTCtccgaccgcgaccgcgcgTCACCGAGAATCAGCAgtcccacggccacggtgttCAAGGAAATCTCATGTCGCCCATGTGTCGCAGCTGGTGCAGGCTGCTCTGGGAGGCGGTCCGTTGCGGTGGCTGCCGGGGGTAGTACAGGTTGTGCTGGGAGGACGAGCGGTGCGGGTTCTGCTTGTAGATGCCCTCGGGCGGCGAGAACTTCCTCGGCCGTCTTTCGTCGCTGTGCCGGCGCCGCTTGTCGCTTTCGTCCGAAAACTTTCGCCGCTGGTTCGTGGTGCCACTGGTATGCGGCTCGCCGATCGTGGCGTTGCCGGGAGCGTGGCTGCtactttcgccgccgccgttgccgggtGCCGCCAGACGCTTCACGTGGCTGGTGTCGTAGACGTAGTAACGGCTGTTCGTGTGCTGATACTCCGTGTCGTCCAGCATTTCGTCGTCCTCGAACGTCCGGTTGTCGGACTCGTAGCGCGATTTGTAGCGCTCCTCCGTCTCGGACTTCCGGCGATCGCGCCGATCGTCGACCGCGCGGTCGACCTCGAACTCGGTCGCGCGCTGCTTCTTGGTCGTGCTCGTTTGGCCCTGCGCCATGTTGAGCAGCATGTCGTCGTAGCCGTAGCGCCCGTTGGCCACCTTCAGCGGGACCACCTTGCCGGTCGTTTTCGTCCACAGCGCTTCCTGGCCGTACAGGTCCAGCATGGGCTGGAACTGGCTCGGGCCGGTCAGGTTGTGGGACGAGCGGCGCCACCCTTCCTCGTACCGGCGCCGCGTGTTCTCGTCCTCGAGCGCCTGCCGACGCTGCGACTTGCTGCTGGAGCTTTCGCTCGAATCCTCGCCCGACGTCCCGATGCCCAGGTCCTTGTCCTCGCCGTACGCCTTGTACGGGGCACCGAGGAAGTTCTTGCTACCGAAGGCACCGGTCAGCGCGAGCTGCGGGTGCGAGATGCAGTACGGGTGCGGGTACGATTTCTCGACCGCCGACAACTTGTGGTCATCGTCCGGCAGGTAGCGCGCTTCGCACGAACCCGGCCCgaacagcgacagcagcaccggcagcaggaaCAGCCCGTGCATCGCGCCGAAGAAGATCACCAGGAACACCATCTTGAAGAACACCAGGAAGATGTAGCTGTCggcgagcagcagcgcaaTCACGCCCAGGATCGTGCTTGTGCTGCCCTGCAGGATCGGCATGCCGAGACTGTAGAGAGCCTCGCTGACGCGCTCGTTCGGCGTGCGCGCCTTCGAGGACATGTACGTGTAGCAGATGTGCGCCGTAAAGTCGACCGAGAAGCCGATGCACATGATCAGGTTGATCATGGAGATCGAGTCCAGGTTCACGTCCCACAGCGCCATGTAGCCGGCCACACCGAGCTCGATCGAGACGATCGAGAACGCGACCCAGAGCGAGCAGAGGATGTTCGGGATGAAGATGAACGAGATCAGCATCATGATGAGCGCACCGACGATCATCGACTGGATCGAGGTCGGCCGGACGAGCTCGAACTGATCGAAGAACACAAAGTACGGATGGAAGACGGTGGCGTTCAGCGGTGATTCCTTGCAGATCTGCCGCAAGTCCCGCACCATCTCCTTCTCGTGGTTCGTGTCGGTAATGTTGACCGCCTGGATCATGAACCGGGACGCGAGTATCTTCGTATTGTTGTCGTCGAACTTGACGTCTAGCGAGAATGGATTCGCTGGGAAGAGCCAAATCTGCAAGTTAGGGTTGGGTTGAAAGATTGGGGATCGTTAATAAAAACACTGGCTGGCAAGGGACGGGGCCTTTGCTGACTCACCTCTCGTAGCGCGTCGATAAAGCTTTGCTCACTGTCCAGCGTGAGGTTGAGGTAGTCGTTGTTCCGGTCTACgtacgaaacgaacgaacgcagcCAGGACTCGCTGTAGAGCGGCGACGTGACGTAGGAAGTGTTCTCGAGTGACTGCATCAGCTCCTCGATCTGCATCTGCGTGTGCGGATCGGAGTAGTTCAGGTCACCGGTCACGATCACCTGTATCCGGTACGGAAACTCGCGGTAGTAGTCATCCTCCAGGTCGAAGAACTTCACCGAGTACGAGTCGGCCTTGGAGAGCTTGCGGCGCTCCAGGCCCTCCTTGATCTTCGTCAGCCCGAAGCATGCCCCGCCGAGGTACGCCGCGAAGATCAGCAGAATGATCGCCTTCGTCCAGCCCTTGTTCAGCACGCGCGCCACACGGTCGCGGAAGAACGCCATCAGTGCGTGCTCCCGGTTGTCGATCGGGTTGTCCGGATCGTCCCGATCGATTCCGCCCGTGTTCAGCTTCCGATACAGCCATGATCGTTTTTCTACGACGAAAGAGAAGACGTTTTAGAGACGGCACGCGAGGGTCGGCCATTATCGTTGTTGACGAGTTGGAGCAGTAACACGCGGATCACCTTTTTCCCTGTTCGTCAGGTCAGTTCTACAGGTTAGCTGTGGCccagttttttgtgtgccttttcgttcgttcttaAGCACCCTCCCGCTTCCAACCCAGAAACTATGCTCTGCCCCGACTGCACGACTCACGAGTCATTGTGCCCGGGTTGTCGGGTCAAAAAGGTTTCTGCGGTTTCATTAATTACCGTCCACTTTTTGTGCTAAAGATGTTTTTTGCGCTACACCTAGCAACTCAAGTTCCATAATTAGCACCACATTGGGTAGCACCGTTTTTGTGTACACCTCAGATTGAGTTACAATCGTTTTAGGTTCATCGCCGGACTGGGCTCTTATGTAGCTAAAGACCTGCTGACTGCTGGCAAAGAACCACCAGAGACATCGCACGAGACAGTGATCGTAGACAGTGTCGTGATCTTCGCGACGCCATTTGACAACACCTTTTTCGATGCACGACTGACATTGAACGGACGGCGCTTCCAATATTCGCGTTCGCTTTTCGTTGGAATGTGGTCAACGAA
Coding sequences within it:
- the LOC128267375 gene encoding patched domain-containing protein 3 encodes the protein MTCGISCVDNALNKSFYKLGFFIAKHPGYFLIVPVLLALLCMTGYQQIKYEIDPEYLFSPISGEGKSERAIVENYFKVNYTHRFNVGRITRPGRFGRVIVISKDENNKNLLRRDVWQELRLLDGIIQNATAHFEGETFTYREACARWENECFANDILNLDKIIDEVEAGDLNLTFPVMFNPVTWDAHVFPVFFGGTQVSEDNIIISVPSLHLVYFVTADSKRQDGRGAAWEEAFLDAVGYAEDNGLFQYISVARFASRTLDHELERNTRTVVPYFGSTFLLMILFSVVTCMMGDVVRSKPWLGLMGNVSAVMATCAAFGLAMYLGIEFIGINLAAPFLMIGIGIDDTFVMLAAWRRTSVKLSTPERMGHMMSEAAVSITITSLTDMISFWIGILSPFPSVQIFCAYSGFAVCFTYLWHITFFAGCMAVSGHCEAKNLHATFGYKVLPESVAIKEKRSWLYRKLNTGGIDRDDPDNPIDNREHALMAFFRDRVARVLNKGWTKAIILLIFAAYLGGACFGLTKIKEGLERRKLSKADSYSVKFFDLEDDYYREFPYRIQVIVTGDLNYSDPHTQMQIEELMQSLENTSYVTSPLYSESWLRSFVSYVDRNNDYLNLTLDSEQSFIDALREIWLFPANPFSLDVKFDDNNTKILASRFMIQAVNITDTNHEKEMVRDLRQICKESPLNATVFHPYFVFFDQFELVRPTSIQSMIVGALIMMLISFIFIPNILCSLWVAFSIVSIELGVAGYMALWDVNLDSISMINLIMCIGFSVDFTAHICYTYMSSKARTPNERVSEALYSLGMPILQGSTSTILGVIALLLADSYIFLVFFKMVFLVIFFGAMHGLFLLPVLLSLFGPGSCEARYLPDDDHKLSAVEKSYPHPYCISHPQLALTGAFGSKNFLGAPYKAYGEDKDLGIGTSGEDSSESSSSKSQRRQALEDENTRRRYEEGWRRSSHNLTGPSQFQPMLDLYGQEALWTKTTGKVVPLKVANGRYGYDDMLLNMAQGQTSTTKKQRATEFEVDRAVDDRRDRRKSETEERYKSRYESDNRTFEDDEMLDDTEYQHTNSRYYVYDTSHVKRLAAPGNGGGESSSHAPGNATIGEPHTSGTTNQRRKFSDESDKRRRHSDERRPRKFSPPEGIYKQNPHRSSSQHNLYYPRQPPQRTASQSSLHQLRHMGDMRFP